The region CTCTATTTTAGCTAGGAGGGCATCTGAGATTATCTATAAGAATCTAAGCCGGGCTCTTAAAGAGCCTAGAGATATGCTATTTAGGCAGAGGCTCTCTTATGCTTCGCTCTTTGCTGCTCTTGCCTTCTCTTCATCCGGGCTCGGGCTTGCTCATGCTCTATCCCATCCAATAGGTATGGCCTATGGTCTCTCTCATGGTTTAGTCAACGCTGTAATTATTCCCCATGTGGTTGAGTTTAACTATTCTGTAGCTAAAGAGAGTTATCAGGATTTGATTTTTGATAAAAGGTATAAGAGTCTCTATAATCTTCTTAAGAGCTGGTTAAAGAAACTCGGTATTCCTTCAAGCTTTAAAGAGTTAGGGTTAAAAATAGATAATAAGTTAAAAGATAAGATTGCCTCTGCTACTCTTAATTCGGGAGTCTTAAAATATAATCCTAAGGGAGTTAAGGAAGAGGATATCTATTATATTCTGGAGAGACTATGGGTGAGATAAACGTTAAAAGAGTAGTAGTGCTCGATGACTATCAATCCAACTCCTATTTGGTCTGGCAGGAGGGTATTAAGTTCTGCCTGATTATTGATTGCGGCGGTGAGTTTGATAAGATAACCAGAGCTCTTAAGGGGCTCGGCTTAGAGCCTGAAGCAATACTTTTAACCCATGGCCATGGGGACCATATAGCCGGAGTTGACGAGAGCGGGTTAGATATCTATATCCATAAGGATGATCTGGATTTCCTCTCTAATCCTGAGCTTAATCTCTCTCTCTTTTTGGGCGGTTCTTTAAAGATAAAGAGAGAGCCGGCTATTTTTAATTCAGACCAAGAGCTATATTTTCCTAAATCGGATTTAAAGTTTAAAGTTATACATACTCCGGGGCATACTCCGGGAAGCTGCTGTTTTTTAACTAAAGACTTGCTTTTCTCAGGAGATACGCTCTTCTTATCCGGGGTGGGCAGAACGGATTTGCCTCTATCTTCAGAGAGCGCTCTTAAAGATTCTATTTTAAATAAGCTTTTTAAGCTGGATCAGAGTATTAGTATATATCCCGGCCATGGCGATATGACCGGAATAGGTTATGAGAGAGAGAATAACCCTTTTCTTTTCAGTGATTCTTTATAAGAGCAATGGATAGAGAACTGCTATTAGATGATTTTTTGTCTTATGTTAGTTTAGAGAGAGGTCTAAGTGATAATACTTCCCGGGCCTACAGGGTCGACATTAAAAAGTTCTATGATTTTATGGATAGTAAAGGAGTAGGGCTATCATCAGTAAGGAGAGATTTTATATCAGACTACCTCTGGAGTGAAAGAGAGAGAGGTAAGGAGTCTTCTACTGCTGCAAGAAACCTTGTATCTATAAAGGTCTTCTTCCGCTTCTTAACAAGAGAGGGCCATATCAAAGAAGACCCTACCGAGGCTATGGATTCACCTAAGCTTTGGAAGAGATTACCTGAGGTCTTAAACTTAACTGAAGTTGAAAGGCTTCTTGAGGCTGCAGGATCTGGTGATACCCAGAGCATAAGAGATAGGGCGATACTTGAGCTGCTCTACGGCAGCGGATTGAGGATATCAGAGCTCAACAGCCTTAAAGTGTTAGACGTTAATCTCGGAGTAAGTTTTCTTAAATGTAAGGGTAAAGGCGGTAAAGAGAGGATAGTCCCCTTAGGGAGTAAGGCTGCTTGCGCAATAGAGAGATATTTAAAGACCTCAAGGCCGGAATATTTAAAAGGCAGCAGCGATTATCTATTTTTGAATAGGTCGGGCAAGATGATATCGCGGCAATCCTGCTGGAAGATCATCAAAAAATATGCCTCTCTTTCAGGGATAAAGAAGTCTATCAGTCCTCATACGCTGAGGCACTCTTTTGCAACGCATCTTCTTGAGGGGGGTGCCGATTTAAGGTCTGTACAAGAGATGCTTGGCCATGCTAATATTTCTACAACACAGATATATACCCACGTGGATAGGGAATATCTTAAACAGATTCACAAAAAATATCATCCACGTCCATGAAGATAAGAGTAGAGAATCTAAATAAAAGAGTTGACCCCAAGCTTAAACCCTTACTCAGGAGCTTCTCAGATATCGCAGAGAGTTTAGACATTAAACTCTATATCGTGGGGGGGTTAGTCAGAGATTTGATATTAAAGAGAGGCTGTTTGGATTTAGACTTACTCTTAAGTTCAAAGTTAGACAGCTTTATAGATTTAGTTCAGAGTAAGCTTGGGCTAAGTGTTGAAGAGACCTCTTTCTTGACCGCTAAGGCCGAAGTTAATGGTCTAAGTATTGATATTGCTCAGGCTAGAGGAGAGCTGTATCAAAATAACGGTTCTCTTCCTGAGGTCTACCCCTCAAAGATAGAAGAGGATTTTAGGAGGCGGGACTTTACCATAAACAGCTTGATGGCTAGAGTCTATAAGGGTGAGCTGGTTGAGGTTTTGGACTATGCGGGAGGGTTGGCTGATATTGATAAAAGAGTTATACGGATAATAAGAAAAGGCAGTCTCTATGAAGATCCTACCCGGATAATAAGAGCCTTAAGGTATAGAGCGAGGTTTGGTTTTAAGATAGAAGAGAGCACTTTAAGCGAGCTGAAGGAGGCTATCAATTCAAATGTCTATGAGAGTTTAAGCACTCAGAGGCTGGGAGCTGAGCTTCTAAGAGTATTTAAGGAAGAGAGGGTATTTGGGCCGATAACCGAGTTATTTAAACTTAATGCTATGGGTTTTATCCCTTCTGTTGAGATAGACTCTACTCTTAGAGAGAACTTAAAAGTCTGGGATGGTTTTAAAGGCAAATCCTGTTTCGAGCACTATTTTATTGTGCCTTTAAATATTGTAGCTGGAGATTTAAGTAGAGAGGATTTAAATATTCTCTTTGATATCTTTGAGCTTACGAAGCATCAGAGAAAGATAATGGTTGAGTTTAAAGATATTGATAGAGAGAAGCTGCTGGGGTATCTTTCAAATAGCTTGAAGGCTGTTGATATTTATGATAGATTAAATGGCCTTGATATACATTCTATCGTCTCTCTCTATATCTCTGCTTCCAGCAGAAGAGCAAAGAGGAATCTGCTCTCTTTTATAGATAAGATATCCAAGGTTAGGCTCGAGATAACGGGAGAGGATGTAAAGGGTTTAGGTGTTGCTGAGTCTCCTCAGATAGGCGAGGTACTGAAGAGGGTCTTACGCAGTAAGATATCGGGGGCTCTTAAGAGCAGGGCTGATGAGGTTAGAGCGCTTAAAGATCTGTTAAAGGTCTAATGCAGATATGGTAATCTTCATATCCGGAGTTTTGGTTAAGATAACATTAAAAAAGTATTGAGCAGTCTGTTATAGGATAGAGTCTTTAAATGAGCAGAATAGATAGGGTAAATCAAGAACTTAAGAAGGCAATAAGTGAGATACTTCTCTTTGAAGTCAAGGACGAGAGAGTAGGCTTGCTTACGGTGACCCATGTTAAGATGAGTGCTGACTTAAAACAGGCCAAGGTCTACTACACTGTTTCAGGAGATGAAAAGAAGAGAGAGGAGGTTAAGAAAGGGATAGATAGTGCTAATGGTTTTGTGAGGCAGCTCTTGGCTCATAAGATGCGGATGAAGTATGCCCCCGAAATTATATTCTATTTCGACGATACACTGGATAGGACTATAAAGGTAGAAGAGATGCTTGATGAGATAAGAGATGAAGATAGAAAAGAAGATCAAAGACAAGTTACTTAAATTTAACAGTTTTATTATAACAACCCATATAGATCCTGATGGTGATGCTATAGGCAGCCAGCTGCTTCTCAGGCGGCTCCTGAAGAGGCTGAACAAGAAAGTGGTTATGGTAAATGTCAATTCTACACCCGCTAACCTTAAGTTTCTGCCCGGGGTTAAAAGCATAAAGCTTTCCAGAGATTATAAGGTAGACTTTAATAAGTTTGATACTTTAGTTGCTTTAGATATTGCAAATCCTCATAGAGTCGGGAGAATGAGTAAGGTTATCTCTTCTGCTGAATATGTTATAAATATTGACCACCACATAAGCAATAGCAATTTCGGTGATTTGAATTGGGTAGAGAGAGATGTGTCTTGTGTAGGTGAGATGATATACCGGCTTTATGGTTACCTGGGCTTAGAGCTGGACTATAAAGATGCTCTGCTTAGCTATGTTTCAATAGCAACAGATACAGGTTATTTCAGGCATGAGAATACAACTTCTGAGACTCATAGGATTGCTGCCTCTCTCATAGATAAAGGGGTCAAGCCGAATGTTGTCTATAGCGAGCTTTTTGAAAATAAGAGCCTCTCCAAGATGCGTATTTTTGCTTATGCTTTGAGCAGCCTGGAGAAGAGAGACTGTATGGCCTGGGTAGATATCAGCAAAAAGGCACTTAAGAGGAGTACTGCAAAGAGGGAGGAACTTGAAGGGTTGATAGACTCCGTTAAGACTCTTAGAGGAATAAAAGTGGCTATGGTATTTCAAGAACTTGATGATGGTATTATTAAGATAGGTTTTCGCTCTAAAGAGAAGAGAGTAGATGTGGATAAGATTGCAGCTATCTTTGGCGGCGGAGGCCATAAGATGGCCAGCGGCTGCAGAGTTAAAGGGACCCTTTCGGGAGTTAAGAAGAGAGTGCTCTCTATAGTAGCTGAATATCTAAAGAAGGGTTAGCAATATGTTTAATGGATTCCTACTAATCAATAAACCTAGTGGTATAACTTCACATGATGTGGTTGATTTTATCAGAGAGCGTTTTCAAATCAGAAGGGTTGGTCATGGAGGGACACTCGATCCTCTTGCAACAGGCCTTTTGATTTTAATGCTGGGAAGAGCTACAAAGCTCTCTCAGAATATTATAGGGCTCGATAAAGAGTATTTTGCTCAGATGAGCCTGGGATTTTCTACTACGACCGGAGACCTGGCCGGTGAGACAATTGAGAAAGCAGAAGATAAGAGTTATTTAAACCTTAAAGAAGATCAGGTTCAAGGAGCGTTCGACTCTTTTATCGGTAAGATAGACCAGATTCCTCCGATGTATTCAGCAGTTAAGTATAAGGGTAAAAGGTTATATAAGCTTGCCCGGCGTGGTATTGAGGTTCCCAGAAAGCCCAGAAAGGTTAAAGTCTATAATATGACTATAGAGAAGATAGAGTTACCCGAGGTATCTTTTAAGGTAAAATGTTCTAGGGGGCTCTACATAAGACAGCTCTGCATTGATATAGGTAAGAGGCTCGGCTACCCGGCCCATCTATCTAGAATGGTCAGAACCTCGATAGGTAGATTCGGTTTAGAGGAAGCTAAGAACCTTAATCAGATACTGAATGAATCTGATTCTGAAAAATATATTATACCTCCTGAGATAGCCTGGGATCTTATCCAGAGATGATACTTCTAAAAGAATCTGATTTTTCGAAAAAAGATATTCATAAAAACATAGTTTTGACCTTAGGCGTCTTTGATGGTGTCCATATAGGTCATAGAGAAATATTTGACCTTCTTAAGTCTTTAACTTCCGATCTGGATTCAAAGAGTCTCATTATAACGCTCTCTCCTGACCCTGAAGAGGTTCTCTATTCCGATAGGAGGTTTACCGTTATAAGCCCCTTGGATTATAAGATAGAGATCTTGTCTCAGTTGGGCTTGGACTACTCTATGGTGCTTAAGACTGATAAAGAGTTGCTTGGGTGCAGCCCTAGAGAGTTTTTCGATAAGTTTATCTGGGAGAGGTTCCGTCCTAAAGCTATTGTTGTCGGAGAAGATTTTAGGTTTGGCAGAAAGAGAGAGGCTGACGTAGATGGTTTACGTAAGCTTTCGAGTGAGTATAAGTTTTCACTCCATATAGTTCCCTTTTTAAACTATAAGGGAGAGAAAGTAAGCAGCTCTAGAATCAGAGAGGCTCTTTTGCGGGGTGAGATAGAAGATGTGAGTTATATGTTATCCCGGCTCCCCAGATTTAGCGGCCGTGTTGTACCCGGTGAGGGCAGGGGGAGAAAACTC is a window of Candidatus Kaelpia imicola DNA encoding:
- a CDS encoding MBL fold metallo-hydrolase: MGEINVKRVVVLDDYQSNSYLVWQEGIKFCLIIDCGGEFDKITRALKGLGLEPEAILLTHGHGDHIAGVDESGLDIYIHKDDLDFLSNPELNLSLFLGGSLKIKREPAIFNSDQELYFPKSDLKFKVIHTPGHTPGSCCFLTKDLLFSGDTLFLSGVGRTDLPLSSESALKDSILNKLFKLDQSISIYPGHGDMTGIGYERENNPFLFSDSL
- the xerD gene encoding site-specific tyrosine recombinase XerD, producing the protein MDRELLLDDFLSYVSLERGLSDNTSRAYRVDIKKFYDFMDSKGVGLSSVRRDFISDYLWSERERGKESSTAARNLVSIKVFFRFLTREGHIKEDPTEAMDSPKLWKRLPEVLNLTEVERLLEAAGSGDTQSIRDRAILELLYGSGLRISELNSLKVLDVNLGVSFLKCKGKGGKERIVPLGSKAACAIERYLKTSRPEYLKGSSDYLFLNRSGKMISRQSCWKIIKKYASLSGIKKSISPHTLRHSFATHLLEGGADLRSVQEMLGHANISTTQIYTHVDREYLKQIHKKYHPRP
- the rbfA gene encoding 30S ribosome-binding factor RbfA; protein product: MSRIDRVNQELKKAISEILLFEVKDERVGLLTVTHVKMSADLKQAKVYYTVSGDEKKREEVKKGIDSANGFVRQLLAHKMRMKYAPEIIFYFDDTLDRTIKVEEMLDEIRDEDRKEDQRQVT
- a CDS encoding bifunctional oligoribonuclease/PAP phosphatase NrnA, which produces MKIEKKIKDKLLKFNSFIITTHIDPDGDAIGSQLLLRRLLKRLNKKVVMVNVNSTPANLKFLPGVKSIKLSRDYKVDFNKFDTLVALDIANPHRVGRMSKVISSAEYVINIDHHISNSNFGDLNWVERDVSCVGEMIYRLYGYLGLELDYKDALLSYVSIATDTGYFRHENTTSETHRIAASLIDKGVKPNVVYSELFENKSLSKMRIFAYALSSLEKRDCMAWVDISKKALKRSTAKREELEGLIDSVKTLRGIKVAMVFQELDDGIIKIGFRSKEKRVDVDKIAAIFGGGGHKMASGCRVKGTLSGVKKRVLSIVAEYLKKG
- the truB gene encoding tRNA pseudouridine(55) synthase TruB, which codes for MFNGFLLINKPSGITSHDVVDFIRERFQIRRVGHGGTLDPLATGLLILMLGRATKLSQNIIGLDKEYFAQMSLGFSTTTGDLAGETIEKAEDKSYLNLKEDQVQGAFDSFIGKIDQIPPMYSAVKYKGKRLYKLARRGIEVPRKPRKVKVYNMTIEKIELPEVSFKVKCSRGLYIRQLCIDIGKRLGYPAHLSRMVRTSIGRFGLEEAKNLNQILNESDSEKYIIPPEIAWDLIQR
- a CDS encoding riboflavin kinase; translation: MILLKESDFSKKDIHKNIVLTLGVFDGVHIGHREIFDLLKSLTSDLDSKSLIITLSPDPEEVLYSDRRFTVISPLDYKIEILSQLGLDYSMVLKTDKELLGCSPREFFDKFIWERFRPKAIVVGEDFRFGRKREADVDGLRKLSSEYKFSLHIVPFLNYKGEKVSSSRIREALLRGEIEDVSYMLSRLPRFSGRVVPGEGRGRKLGFPTANIITDYVFDLKKGVYTGWALLKSKRLPALLYAGTAPTFGGKFLRFRSIFLDLEVISTGREWHLKFRTS